TGGACATCAAAAGATTGTCGTACCGGCCGGCGTCAAAGAGAATGGTCTTATCCAGACCTTCCACCAGACAGGAAAATCCCCAATCTTTTTGCAACCCTTTTCTATAGGGAACATTATCATAGACCACGGTCAGTTTTATGTTACCGATATCCGCCTTTTTTGTACTTTGCATTAGCTGGACAACCACGCCCGCATCCAGTTCCTGATTTGAACATCCGGATACGAAGCTCGGGAAAAGGGAGCAGGTGGCCGTACCCAATAAAAGCCGCCCTCCCTTTTTAATCGCCTCACGACGAGTAATTGGTTTCATGTTACACCTCCAATGACACATATGATAAAAATTTAAGTCGAAAGAACACGAACCCCTATCATGTCAACTCGCCCCAACCGTGACTACCCCTTAAGACCTTCCTGCGCCTTGGGGAATCTTATAATGTAATGGCATACCATCTCTTCCAGCAAAATACTACAAAGCTTGCTGCAAAATATCGTAAAGCTCATTTTCTGTCAATCGTACTGGATTCCCCTGCATGCTGCTTGCTCTTTGAGATTTTTTAATGATATCCGAAAAATCTTTTTCATCTATACCATATTCCGACAAAGGAGTCATTTTTAATTGGTTACAAAGGTTGTGAGTCCATCTTATACCGTCCGACGCCACGGCCTGGGGATTACCGATTATGATTCGGGCTATTTCGTCATAACGTGCCAGCGCTGGGGATGTCGGTAAACGATTTCTCAGTGCCGAAATGTTCGCTGAAATGACATATGGCAGAAGTCTTCCGCAAACAGCACCGTGGGGCGATGTAAACATTCCACCGAGAGGCCCGGCAATTCCATGCACTGCTCCCAGCTTGGCGTTCGCTAGCGCAAGCCCACCACATAGACTTGCGAGACACATGTCTTCTCTGGCTTTGATATCGCTGCCATCCCTGTAAGCTCGCTCCAAAGCTCCGGCAGCTCGCCGTAAACCTTCGCGGCAGATTCCATCCGTTAGGGGGGTTGCATCCGTGGATACGAAAGCTTCAAGAACCTGGGTATAAGCGTCTAAACCGGTATGTGCGGTTATTGATGGGGGCATTGAATAGGTGAGTTCAGGATCAATTATGGCTATTAGCGGTAACATCGAAGGACTACGCATGCTTACTTTGACTTTGTGTTCCGAGGACATCAATACCGAATTGCGTGTAACTTCAGCTCCGGTTCCAGCTGTAGTAGGAATAGCAATATAGGGAACTGATGGATTTACTAATTTATTACCCTTGCCAATTACTTCAAGATATTCAAACAGTTCTCCCTCATTAGTCAAAAGTGCGGCAATGACTTTTCCGGTATCTAAAACACTCCCACCACCAATACCAACCACACATCTACAACCTGCTTCCCGAGCTCTGTTCACTCCTGCATTGACCTTGTCAACTGTAGGTTCAGTATCTACCTGGATCGTTATAAAATCTATTTTTTCTCCTTCCAGTTGTTTGGTAACCGGTTCAGCCCGAATAAGATTTTTGCCGGTAATCACACATATATTTTGATTGCATGTTGGAATAGCTGATAAAATTTCATTCACTTTTCCAGCACCAAAAATGATTCGGTCTACAGTTGCAAACTCGAATTTCATAATTACCCTCTATTGCCTCGCAAAGAAGATCAACTGTGCACATCTATTTAAAATCAGGCATACCCTTAGTATAGAATATTTTCAGGCTAACCAATAGCGCAAAGGAGATGTGTCAC
This genomic window from Thermodesulfobacteriota bacterium contains:
- a CDS encoding iron-containing alcohol dehydrogenase, with protein sequence MKFEFATVDRIIFGAGKVNEILSAIPTCNQNICVITGKNLIRAEPVTKQLEGEKIDFITIQVDTEPTVDKVNAGVNRAREAGCRCVVGIGGGSVLDTGKVIAALLTNEGELFEYLEVIGKGNKLVNPSVPYIAIPTTAGTGAEVTRNSVLMSSEHKVKVSMRSPSMLPLIAIIDPELTYSMPPSITAHTGLDAYTQVLEAFVSTDATPLTDGICREGLRRAAGALERAYRDGSDIKAREDMCLASLCGGLALANAKLGAVHGIAGPLGGMFTSPHGAVCGRLLPYVISANISALRNRLPTSPALARYDEIARIIIGNPQAVASDGIRWTHNLCNQLKMTPLSEYGIDEKDFSDIIKKSQRASSMQGNPVRLTENELYDILQQAL